A single region of the Microbulbifer sp. MKSA007 genome encodes:
- a CDS encoding Stp1/IreP family PP2C-type Ser/Thr phosphatase, producing the protein MDQISLAVNGRTDIGQVREENEDSIRWYASAEQPFAYIVVADGMGGYTGGATASKIAAETVQAHLDDLLKHTFFSCTSEQQQLILRATLIDAVNSANTALINTKNLNPQFSNMGTTLVAAVMWRDFLIVAHIGDSRAYLWNNYGLQRLTRDHSVVQEMIDSGQLTPEQAKESNVRNHITRALGVSSSVEADINSWKLTQNALLLLCSDGLTEYLDDHAIERVLATHRPALECVYRFIDDANRLGGRDNITAGILEYSSQSLRQILPHEQSVTERPSSSDVTIRKLHR; encoded by the coding sequence ATGGATCAAATTAGTCTGGCGGTCAACGGGCGCACTGACATTGGTCAGGTTCGTGAGGAAAACGAAGATAGCATTCGCTGGTACGCGTCGGCGGAGCAGCCTTTTGCCTATATTGTGGTAGCCGACGGGATGGGCGGTTACACCGGTGGCGCCACCGCCAGTAAAATTGCAGCTGAGACGGTTCAAGCCCATCTCGATGACCTGCTGAAACACACTTTTTTCTCCTGCACGTCTGAACAGCAACAGCTTATATTGCGCGCCACCCTTATCGACGCAGTCAACAGCGCAAATACAGCTCTAATCAATACCAAAAACCTGAACCCCCAGTTTTCCAATATGGGAACAACTTTGGTTGCCGCGGTCATGTGGCGCGACTTTTTAATCGTTGCACATATTGGCGATTCTCGCGCATACCTGTGGAACAATTATGGATTGCAGCGCCTTACACGAGATCACAGCGTTGTACAGGAGATGATTGATTCAGGTCAATTAACCCCCGAGCAAGCCAAAGAGTCCAATGTCCGCAACCATATTACCCGTGCCTTGGGGGTTTCCAGCAGTGTAGAGGCGGATATAAATAGCTGGAAACTCACGCAAAACGCACTCCTTTTGTTATGTAGCGACGGGCTCACTGAATATCTTGATGATCATGCGATAGAGCGCGTACTGGCCACTCATCGTCCGGCATTAGAGTGTGTATATCGTTTTATTGACGATGCTAATCGCCTAGGTGGGCGCGACAATATTACTGCAGGAATATTGGAATATTCTTCACAATCATTGCGTCAAATACTCCCCCACGAACAAAGTGTTACCGAACGTCCCAGTTCTTCTGACGTAACAATTAGAAAGTTACACCGCTAA
- a CDS encoding transposase has product MPRLPRLNLINVPQHIVQVGHNNLPCFFDEEDYQYYLISLRNASDQYGVDVHAYVLLPNMIQIIATPTIPDGISSMMQSLGRRYVQFVNHRYKRSGTLWRGRYKSSLIDSDAYLLTCYRYVELRPLYLGLSDSLEDYEWSSFNHHANIKKDNLIKDHRLYLSLGNTVVERAQSYRKLFQYSFDRKLLDYIAETIKLGHVLGGDAFKEKIEQIVNQRVRPLKRGRPKKANKVEKEPKETA; this is encoded by the coding sequence ATGCCCCGTTTGCCCAGGCTCAATTTGATAAATGTTCCCCAGCATATTGTGCAGGTAGGCCACAACAATCTGCCCTGCTTCTTTGATGAGGAGGATTATCAATATTATTTGATTAGTTTGCGTAACGCGTCAGACCAATATGGCGTTGATGTTCACGCATATGTTTTATTGCCCAATATGATCCAGATCATAGCTACGCCCACGATACCGGATGGGATATCATCTATGATGCAATCCCTTGGGCGTCGCTATGTGCAGTTTGTCAATCACCGTTACAAGCGCTCCGGAACACTATGGCGAGGGCGCTATAAGTCCAGCTTGATTGATTCTGATGCGTATTTGTTGACCTGTTACAGATACGTAGAGTTGCGCCCACTGTATTTGGGATTGTCAGACTCCCTTGAGGATTATGAGTGGTCAAGTTTTAACCATCACGCAAACATTAAGAAAGATAATTTGATCAAGGATCACCGCTTGTATCTATCTCTTGGGAATACAGTGGTGGAGAGAGCGCAATCTTATAGGAAGTTATTTCAGTATAGCTTTGATCGAAAGTTGCTCGACTATATCGCTGAAACGATTAAGTTAGGTCATGTGCTCGGCGGGGATGCGTTTAAAGAGAAAATTGAGCAGATTGTTAACCAAAGAGTACGACCGCTTAAGCGTGGTCGTCCTAAAAAAGCAAATAAAGTCGAAAAAGAACCAAAAGAAACTGCCTAG